A part of Patescibacteria group bacterium genomic DNA contains:
- a CDS encoding phosphoribosyltransferase family protein has protein sequence MNDVQEILSKANAILQGHFRLNSGRHSEWYVNKDALIMTDTELKKLIDIIVHKFSSLGFCNFDIIAGPAMGGAILAKVLAMAFSKNSGIEIFSVYTEKDSDSMALKRGYEKAVIGKKIFVIEDIITTGSSVSKTIDAIRKANGNVVCVCCIADRSHGKVTAETLGVPQFVSLCEIDIETWEEKSCPFCAQGIPIDNNIGHGKK, from the coding sequence ATGAATGATGTACAAGAAATACTTTCAAAGGCTAATGCTATTTTGCAGGGTCATTTCAGACTCAATTCAGGAAGGCATAGTGAGTGGTATGTGAATAAAGATGCTTTGATAATGACAGATACTGAGCTGAAGAAGCTAATTGATATTATAGTTCACAAATTTTCATCTCTTGGATTTTGTAATTTTGATATCATTGCTGGGCCAGCTATGGGCGGTGCTATACTTGCCAAGGTATTAGCTATGGCTTTTTCCAAAAACTCGGGGATAGAAATATTTTCTGTTTATACAGAAAAAGATAGTGATAGCATGGCCTTAAAAAGAGGCTATGAAAAAGCAGTTATTGGTAAAAAAATCTTTGTTATAGAAGATATTATTACCACCGGTAGTTCTGTCTCAAAGACAATAGATGCTATTCGAAAAGCAAATGGAAATGTGGTTTGTGTCTGTTGTATAGCAGATAGAAGTCATGGTAAAGTGACCGCAGAGACACTCGGTGTTCCTCAATTTGTATCTCTATGTGAGATAGATATTGAAACTTGGGAAGAGAAGAGTTGTCCATTTTGTGCTCAAGGAATTCCAATAGACAACAATATTGGTCACGGAAAAAAATAA
- a CDS encoding orotidine 5'-phosphate decarboxylase: MKEIISIPGVKDLIAYIKVNDALHSEGGSSLLGKTISALDQNGMQDVKIFLDLKLADTVGTIKNTLAHYVLFGSRIGIVTISTSCSVDGICMAKKMLPDAKIVLVSLLTDISEEECKFRYNDSPGVKIVTDLFDIIGWCKQKDKYISLPFDGVVCSPFEVNFVKKSLNDASILSPKFIVPGIRDEWMVSNGDAGQQQRYTGVYDALLNGADFVVMGAQLTKGNPEKGITAEKSIRMTIEKVQRYFSEHNMQHE; encoded by the coding sequence ATGAAGGAAATTATTTCAATTCCTGGCGTAAAAGACCTCATTGCCTATATCAAGGTAAATGACGCTCTTCATAGTGAGGGTGGAAGCAGTCTACTCGGTAAGACAATATCCGCTCTTGACCAAAATGGTATGCAAGATGTCAAGATTTTTTTGGATTTGAAGTTGGCAGACACTGTCGGTACTATCAAAAATACCTTGGCTCACTATGTTCTTTTTGGATCCAGGATAGGTATTGTTACCATAAGCACCTCTTGTAGTGTTGATGGTATTTGTATGGCAAAAAAAATGCTTCCTGACGCTAAAATAGTCTTAGTGTCGCTTCTTACTGATATCAGTGAGGAGGAATGTAAATTTCGTTATAATGACAGTCCCGGAGTAAAGATTGTTACTGATCTTTTTGATATTATCGGATGGTGTAAACAAAAAGATAAGTACATTTCATTACCATTTGATGGAGTTGTTTGCTCCCCGTTCGAGGTAAATTTTGTCAAAAAATCTTTGAACGATGCCAGTATTCTAAGTCCAAAATTTATCGTTCCAGGAATTCGTGACGAGTGGATGGTAAGCAATGGTGATGCCGGACAACAACAGCGCTATACTGGTGTCTACGATGCACTTCTAAATGGCGCTGATTTTGTGGTAATGGGTGCTCAATTGACAAAAGGTAATCCTGAAAAAGGAATTACTGCAGAAAAAAGCATCCGTATGACTATTGAAAAAGTTCAGAGATACTTTTCTGAACACAATATGCAACACGAATAG
- a CDS encoding DUF1566 domain-containing protein: protein MKTKNILKNISFAVLVILITFSITKAGDLFPSGTSILPTFYTLGDVYNKLIDNTTSADEGDHDLTLSATPTSTFHTLKEIYEAIPTIDANKMLTTADYMGVTGTIISRGAVTITPSTTAQTITAGYHNGSGTVLGDTDLSSSNILSGINIFGVTGTSSPSQPLKTGQTLCYDPSGSTGDEISCAGTGQDGAYSDVVGQEMSYTTTTNTVLDNSTGLMWKKCSEGLSGDNCETGSATTHTFAQAIAICEDDTTDGYTNWRLPNIRELLSIVDYSKVNPAIDTTIFPETVSGHYWSSTASLFNPNFAWNASVYVGSTGFDNKGTSFYVRCVR, encoded by the coding sequence ATGAAAACAAAAAACATCTTAAAAAACATTTCATTTGCAGTACTAGTAATACTAATTACATTTAGTATTACAAAGGCAGGAGATCTATTTCCGAGTGGTACAAGTATATTACCAACATTCTATACACTAGGAGATGTATATAATAAGCTAATAGATAATACAACATCTGCAGATGAGGGAGATCACGATCTTACATTATCAGCCACACCAACATCTACATTTCATACACTAAAAGAAATATATGAAGCAATACCAACTATTGATGCAAATAAAATGCTTACAACTGCAGATTATATGGGTGTAACTGGAACAATAATAAGTAGAGGTGCAGTAACAATTACACCAAGCACAACAGCACAAACAATTACAGCAGGGTATCACAATGGAAGTGGAACTGTACTTGGAGACACAGACTTATCATCAAGCAATATTTTATCAGGTATAAATATATTTGGAGTAACAGGAACATCAAGTCCATCGCAACCACTAAAAACAGGTCAGACGCTTTGTTATGATCCAAGTGGTAGTACAGGGGATGAAATTTCTTGCGCTGGTACAGGTCAAGATGGTGCATATAGTGATGTAGTAGGTCAAGAAATGAGCTACACCACAACAACTAATACTGTACTAGATAATTCAACTGGTTTAATGTGGAAAAAATGTAGTGAAGGACTAAGTGGTGATAATTGTGAAACTGGTTCTGCTACAACACATACTTTTGCTCAGGCAATAGCTATTTGCGAAGATGATACAACTGACGGATACACTAATTGGAGACTACCAAATATAAGAGAGCTATTATCAATAGTAGATTATAGCAAAGTAAATCCAGCTATTGATACAACTATTTTTCCAGAAACAGTCAGTGGCCACTATTGGTCTTCTACTGCATCTCTTTTCAATCCCAACTTCGCTTGGAACGCCAGTGTCTATGTTGGCAGTACCGGCTTCGACAATAAGGGCACTAGCTTCTATGTTCGTTGCGTCCGATGA